The following proteins are co-located in the Poecile atricapillus isolate bPoeAtr1 chromosome 2, bPoeAtr1.hap1, whole genome shotgun sequence genome:
- the ODF1 gene encoding outer dense fiber protein 1: MSAHCHFQEHRMQNLRHIQKQMRLLDLRLQMLRDRLCLARHHRCALCCCMHPPRCPGRRALSARQDLERRLDRTRRLGMMLSSSCSQNSLSLIDVKGFDPKEITVVVKDGKVTVAAERKEEHNTCMGKISSYKKYMKEFSLPPGVSEKEVTYSVESNNIVEPPKCCPYLCNC, from the exons ATGTCAGCACACTGCCACTTCCAGGAACACCGCATGCAGAACCTGAGGCACATACAGAAACAGATGAGGCTGCTGGACCTGCGCCTGCAGATGCTCCGTGACAGACTGTGCTTAGCTCGCCATCACAGGTGTGCCCTTTGCTGCTGCATGCACCCACCCAGATGCCCGGGGAGAAGGGCCCTCTCTGCAAGGCAGGATCTGGAGCGACGACTGGACAG AACGAGAAGACTTGGCATGATGTTGAGCTCATCCTGTAGTCAAAACAGCTTGTCTTTGATCGATGTGAAGGGTTTTGACCCCAAGGAAATCACTGTAGTAGTGAAAGATGGGAAGGTGACCGTGGCAGCGGAGCGCAAGGAGGAGCACAATACCTGCATGGGAAAGATAAGCAGCTACAAGAAATACATGAAGGAATTCAGCCTGCCGCCAGGGGTGTCCGAGAAGGAGGTGACCTACTCAGTGGAATCCAACAACATCGTGGAACCACCCAAGTGCTGCCCTTATCTCTGCaactgctga